Proteins encoded together in one Chitinophaga lutea window:
- the porG gene encoding type IX secretion system protein PorG: protein MKKIIGFVLFISAPFICSAQDWHVGLIAGISNYSGDLSEKRVDFRYTRPMVGIMVKKDMNRYLTLRAGFSFGMIAAADSTNKSIALQARNLSFRSNIWEGQLGAEWNILDIDEKGFTPYIFGGVALFSFYPWAKDVDGNKIALRRLSTEGQGLPQYPERGNQYALHQVSIPFGAGFKYLFTDRWTLGVEIGLRPTFTDYLDDVSTGYIDQNTLLAERGQLAVDMAYRGDEVGHKMPAGTYPLDGAQRGSAKHKDWYSFSGITVMYRFGSGSGGGGRSTNFSRCFKM, encoded by the coding sequence TTGAAAAAGATCATCGGGTTTGTTTTATTCATCTCTGCCCCTTTCATTTGTTCTGCACAGGATTGGCATGTGGGCCTTATTGCCGGGATCAGTAATTACAGCGGGGACCTTTCCGAAAAACGCGTCGACTTCCGGTATACCCGCCCCATGGTGGGTATCATGGTGAAGAAGGATATGAACCGTTATCTCACGCTGCGGGCAGGCTTCAGCTTCGGCATGATCGCCGCGGCAGACAGCACCAATAAAAGCATCGCATTACAGGCACGTAACCTCAGCTTCCGTTCCAATATCTGGGAAGGGCAGCTTGGCGCCGAATGGAATATCCTGGACATCGATGAAAAAGGTTTCACCCCGTACATATTCGGCGGTGTGGCCCTCTTCAGTTTTTATCCCTGGGCGAAAGACGTGGACGGTAACAAAATAGCCCTGCGCCGTTTGAGCACCGAAGGGCAGGGGTTGCCGCAGTATCCCGAAAGAGGGAACCAGTATGCCCTGCACCAGGTATCGATACCTTTCGGCGCCGGTTTCAAATACCTGTTCACCGACCGCTGGACGCTGGGCGTCGAGATCGGCCTGCGCCCCACCTTCACCGATTATCTCGATGACGTGAGCACCGGTTACATCGACCAGAACACCCTGCTCGCGGAAAGGGGACAGCTGGCGGTAGACATGGCCTACCGGGGCGATGAGGTAGGGCACAAAATGCCGGCCGGCACTTACCCGCTCGACGGCGCGCAACGCGGTTCCGCGAAACATAAAGACTGGTACAGCTTCTCCGGCATCACGGTGATGTACCGTTTCGGTAGCGGCAGCGGTGGCGGCGGAAGGAGCACCAATTTTTCCCGCTGCTTCAAAATGTAA
- the tamL gene encoding translocation and assembly module lipoprotein TamL → MKTFARYLLLMGLLAVWAACSTTRTVPEGDRLYTGHEIKWTEKKKPKDYSDLKSAMDSRVRPTPNRKFLGMPFKLWLYNLGKEPKGKGLNYLLRKKWGEPPVLLSQLNADRNDDILNSYLEDNGYFQSEVTHEIKNKGKKKASVEFTATPNHRYTIHRVRFDTDTGVLAREIMKNTRRTLLKPGDNFSLDRIKAERERIHDHLKEEGFYYFTPDYMLVQIDSTLKGQVDLYVRLKPNTPATAIRQYWMKEVELYTNYDLTKDSVQRNTPGVKYQNFTIIDPDSLYKPIVFDRSVFLQRDSLYRISSHNITLQRLVNLGTFKFVRGNFRPVRDSALLFARFFLTPYPKRSLQFEVSGTSKSNGFVGSQVKISARNRNFQRKANLLEINLGGGFETQVGGKTTQLSTNAYSANAEVAITMPRFYTPIIKFNPRTPYVPKTRFSLGYELLNRPNLYNLNAFTGLYGYLWKQTRYIDHQLFPVAITYVLPGNESEEFLKQKKQDPALAQSISKQFILGSNYTLTFNNQSPAKYHSFFGLFNIDLAGNLAGLVVPKSGDGVKRIFNNEISQYIRVNVDGRHYWRLGDNLRWVNRLFAGYGFAYGKNPDTLPPPTLPFVKQFFTGGSNSIRAFRARALGPGSYRDTLPDGNLLLANAAGDIKLEFNTELRYKPNNLLELAAFVDAGNIWLGKAPDTAQAKVFAFNRFVKEIAVGAGLGLRIDASILLVRFDIAFPLRKPWLPQGERWVINQIAFGDGKWRKENLILNIAIGYPF, encoded by the coding sequence ATGAAGACATTTGCACGATATCTTTTACTAATGGGGCTGCTGGCAGTATGGGCAGCCTGTTCCACCACCCGCACCGTGCCGGAGGGCGACCGCCTGTACACCGGCCACGAGATCAAATGGACGGAAAAGAAAAAACCGAAGGATTACAGCGATCTTAAAAGCGCGATGGACAGCAGGGTGCGCCCCACCCCCAACCGCAAGTTCCTCGGCATGCCGTTTAAATTATGGCTGTACAACCTCGGGAAAGAACCGAAAGGCAAAGGCCTCAATTACCTGCTGCGCAAAAAATGGGGCGAGCCGCCCGTGCTGCTCAGCCAGCTGAATGCAGACCGGAACGACGATATCCTGAACAGCTATCTCGAAGACAACGGGTATTTCCAGTCCGAAGTGACCCATGAGATCAAAAATAAAGGGAAGAAAAAGGCCAGCGTGGAGTTTACCGCCACGCCCAACCACCGGTACACCATCCACCGGGTGCGGTTCGATACCGACACCGGCGTGCTGGCCCGCGAGATCATGAAAAACACCCGGAGAACTTTACTGAAGCCAGGCGACAATTTCAGTCTCGACCGTATCAAGGCCGAACGCGAACGGATACACGACCATCTGAAAGAAGAGGGTTTTTATTATTTCACGCCGGATTACATGCTCGTACAGATCGACAGTACGCTGAAAGGCCAGGTAGACCTGTACGTGCGGCTGAAGCCCAATACCCCCGCCACCGCCATCCGGCAGTACTGGATGAAGGAGGTGGAGCTCTACACCAATTACGACCTGACCAAAGACAGCGTGCAGCGGAACACCCCCGGCGTCAAATACCAGAACTTCACCATCATCGACCCCGATTCGCTCTATAAGCCCATCGTATTCGACCGGAGCGTGTTTTTGCAGCGTGACAGCCTGTACCGGATAAGTTCCCACAATATTACCCTGCAAAGGCTGGTGAACCTCGGTACGTTCAAGTTCGTGCGCGGCAACTTCAGGCCCGTGCGCGACAGTGCCCTGCTGTTCGCCCGTTTTTTCCTGACCCCCTATCCCAAGCGGTCGCTGCAATTCGAAGTGTCCGGCACCTCCAAGTCGAACGGGTTCGTGGGATCGCAGGTGAAGATTTCCGCCAGGAACCGGAACTTCCAGCGGAAGGCCAATTTGCTGGAAATTAACCTGGGCGGTGGCTTTGAAACACAGGTGGGCGGGAAGACCACGCAGCTGTCGACCAACGCTTACAGCGCCAATGCCGAGGTGGCCATCACCATGCCGCGGTTTTATACGCCCATTATCAAGTTCAATCCCCGCACGCCGTACGTGCCGAAAACGAGGTTCAGTCTGGGGTACGAACTGCTCAACCGGCCGAACCTCTACAACCTGAACGCGTTTACCGGGCTGTACGGGTATTTGTGGAAACAGACGCGTTACATCGATCACCAACTGTTCCCTGTGGCGATCACCTATGTGCTGCCCGGGAATGAGTCCGAGGAGTTTCTGAAACAAAAGAAGCAGGATCCCGCCCTGGCGCAGTCCATTTCCAAACAATTCATTTTAGGAAGTAACTACACCTTAACCTTTAATAATCAATCACCCGCGAAATATCACAGTTTCTTCGGATTGTTTAATATCGACCTCGCCGGCAACCTCGCCGGGCTGGTGGTGCCGAAGTCCGGCGACGGGGTGAAGCGCATCTTCAACAACGAGATCTCCCAGTACATCCGGGTGAATGTAGATGGCCGGCATTACTGGCGGTTGGGCGATAACCTGCGCTGGGTGAACCGATTGTTTGCCGGTTACGGTTTCGCCTATGGGAAAAATCCCGACACCCTGCCTCCTCCCACGCTGCCCTTCGTGAAGCAGTTTTTCACCGGCGGTAGCAACAGCATCCGCGCTTTCCGCGCCAGGGCGTTGGGCCCGGGATCTTACCGCGATACCCTGCCTGACGGCAACCTGTTGCTGGCCAACGCCGCCGGGGACATCAAACTCGAATTCAACACCGAGCTGCGCTACAAGCCGAACAATTTACTTGAACTCGCCGCCTTCGTGGATGCCGGTAATATCTGGCTGGGCAAAGCCCCCGATACCGCGCAGGCGAAAGTGTTCGCCTTTAACCGCTTCGTAAAAGAGATCGCCGTCGGCGCCGGGTTGGGATTGCGGATAGATGCGTCCATCCTGCTGGTGCGGTTCGACATCGCTTTCCCGCTGCGGAAACCCTGGCTGCCCCAGGGGGAACGCTGGGTCATTAACCAGATTGCATTCGGGGACGGGAAATGGCGGAAGGAGAACCTGATTTTGAATATCGCGATCGGGTATCCGTTTTAG
- a CDS encoding translocation/assembly module TamB domain-containing protein has product MTTPRRKKILRWIIWSVLTLLLLPVVLLLLLQLPVVQDFMRSKAEAYLRRQLKTEVNIASLRFSWWNSMTLKGVYIGDTRKDTLLSSGELAVKYNLLGLLNNELKINTVRWENAVVNIYRPAGDSAFNYQFAIDAFGSPGAKEDTLIEESGTTLEYQIGDIQLQRIHVNFNDSLGGMLASIDLHKLEALPDTLSPGKGIYYIKNFLLDGLTASILQQYRPPVPDTGPPDTSATPFDLAVREFAIRNAQWSYKDESSGLASTGSIGKVQLRKARFDLVNTLIAADEMVVEKTKSALDFYQPLDTLQTPDDTTASPNTWTVAARKVSVNGVDFDMNNHLAKPLPYRGAVDYNHLSIRQLTINADNLYYSADSTLVDIRGAAVQEQSGLQLKALKGKVRYTNQEVQLGNFLLQTAESKVDADVHLKTDAWATVADRLSLLEVNADIRPSSLAMKEALFFVPEMRTNASLQPLWKKRLSMHGSVKGNLAQLNIPGLEVKDNDQNYLYVKGTAYQVTDPERMGADLVNIKLESSRRGVQSWLPPNTLPASVQLPNRLSLTGSARGGMQVIRPNLALSTDMGNATLKGELASFMDPKKIRYDVALHADRLQLGRLLGDTAMGNLSGLVTAKGSGTDPQTASAKANIDIRSFTYNRYTYQDIKIDGSLQKGAYAVKGNIADPNAKARFEASGRLDTLRPDIVAKVDLDKLDLFATNFTTSPMTVKSCLDAEVTNLSPRRLTGFAAIHKIQLTDDKEMYAMDSILLKATAADSLQEIMLTGPFGFVRAFGDFNYQTFATAASDLVTRHLAAKAPPAATRHESHWMQFSGSISIPKSLRKLLPDIDLPKPITLNGRMDTDSNFVVAHIAVPTMRYDSFKVDTLLADISADTSRMEAKVLLGALHHPQIPLRRTSFDVSAQGGLLDWDLVMGRDLNRPKYKLGGLVRFAEHDSLLISLKKDLLLNRQAWNVSGDNNVVIHNGGVAFADIGLQQGSQELKIVTGERAAGATLPDLTVSLKDFRLSTVTSLIEKDTALAEGISNGSITISNLDAMPTIDGKLKIDSLTAMGAAIGTLDLTAQTNAQNAVTLNATVKGNDNDLTLQGTYADVMDLRLDIAKLNMKSVEPFTFGNVTTMSGATSGTVTLRGTMDKPIVRGDLHFEKVKGRVTAINSIIQLPSEDLKLDDQGIRFNQFVIADSSGNEAVINGQILTKDLEKFQLQLELAAENFQALGPQAMNDPDQYFYGPAYVDVTARIRGTLDLPRVEMKLKLREKSQVTVLIPEEDPGIADRAGVIEFIDPAMWLDTTLRLKDTAKVVATGLKGFVFSGDITVTPESSMKIVIDRANGDYLEVKGNATLNFSMDPSSKMSLTGRYEIDDGKYQMSLNQLIKREFKIVKGSTIIWNGDPLSADVNITARYDVNAVAGDLVQDQISSSDPTRGRFNQKVPVEVYLKITKELLKPDIAFELDMPEREQGALGGMIYTRIKQINQVPSELNKQVMGLLVLNRFISENPFDQLDSKSGSAAEDIARKSVSKIVSQQLNNLAGSLVKGFDVNFDLQSENEYTDAGSREESTNLKVDVSKRLFSDRLTVSVGSNIGIAGSQTKGQDASSIIGDVSAEYTLTPDGRYRIRAYQRNVTETVVQGQIVETGLTFMLIMDYDEFREIFGRKKEEKKQERLRKETK; this is encoded by the coding sequence GTGACTACCCCCCGCCGGAAAAAGATTTTACGCTGGATCATATGGAGCGTGCTGACCTTGCTTTTGCTGCCCGTTGTGCTGTTGCTGCTGCTGCAATTGCCCGTGGTGCAGGATTTTATGCGCTCCAAAGCCGAAGCTTACCTGCGCAGGCAATTAAAAACGGAAGTCAACATCGCCAGCCTCCGGTTCAGCTGGTGGAACTCCATGACGCTCAAAGGCGTCTATATCGGCGATACCAGGAAAGATACCCTCCTTTCCAGCGGCGAACTGGCCGTGAAATACAACCTCCTCGGCCTTCTCAATAACGAACTGAAAATAAATACCGTCCGCTGGGAAAACGCCGTGGTCAACATCTACCGCCCCGCGGGCGATTCCGCGTTCAATTACCAGTTCGCCATCGACGCCTTCGGCAGCCCGGGCGCGAAGGAAGACACCCTCATCGAAGAGTCCGGCACCACCCTCGAGTACCAGATCGGCGACATCCAGCTCCAACGTATACACGTAAATTTCAACGACTCGCTCGGCGGCATGCTCGCCAGTATAGACCTTCATAAACTGGAAGCCCTACCGGACACGCTCAGTCCCGGCAAGGGCATCTATTATATCAAAAACTTCCTGCTCGACGGGCTGACCGCCTCCATCCTGCAGCAATACCGCCCCCCGGTTCCCGATACCGGGCCGCCGGACACTTCGGCCACACCGTTCGACCTGGCCGTGCGGGAGTTCGCCATCCGCAACGCACAATGGTCGTATAAAGACGAAAGCAGCGGGCTGGCCTCCACGGGGAGCATCGGGAAGGTGCAGCTCCGGAAGGCGCGGTTCGACCTCGTGAACACCCTCATCGCCGCCGATGAAATGGTGGTGGAGAAAACCAAATCCGCCCTCGACTTCTACCAGCCGCTCGATACCCTGCAAACACCGGACGACACTACGGCTTCACCCAATACCTGGACGGTGGCCGCCAGGAAAGTGTCGGTCAACGGGGTGGACTTCGACATGAACAATCACCTCGCAAAACCATTGCCCTACCGCGGTGCGGTCGACTATAACCACCTGAGCATCCGCCAGCTGACGATCAACGCAGACAACCTGTATTATAGTGCAGACAGCACACTTGTGGATATCCGCGGCGCCGCCGTGCAGGAACAAAGCGGCCTGCAGCTCAAAGCCCTCAAAGGCAAAGTGCGCTACACCAACCAGGAAGTGCAGCTGGGCAATTTCCTGCTCCAGACCGCCGAAAGCAAGGTAGACGCGGACGTGCACCTGAAAACGGATGCCTGGGCGACCGTGGCCGACCGGCTTTCCTTGCTGGAAGTGAATGCGGACATCCGACCCTCCTCGCTGGCCATGAAGGAAGCGCTGTTTTTTGTGCCGGAGATGCGGACCAACGCCTCCCTGCAACCCCTCTGGAAAAAGCGTTTATCCATGCACGGTAGCGTGAAGGGCAACCTCGCCCAACTGAACATTCCCGGGCTGGAGGTGAAAGACAACGACCAGAATTACCTCTATGTAAAAGGCACCGCCTACCAGGTGACCGACCCTGAAAGGATGGGCGCCGACCTGGTGAACATCAAACTCGAAAGCAGCCGGCGTGGCGTGCAGTCGTGGTTACCCCCCAACACCCTGCCCGCTTCCGTGCAGCTGCCCAACCGCCTGTCGCTCACCGGCAGCGCCCGCGGCGGCATGCAGGTCATCAGGCCCAACCTGGCGCTGAGTACAGACATGGGGAACGCTACCCTCAAAGGCGAACTGGCCAGTTTTATGGACCCCAAAAAGATCCGGTACGACGTAGCCCTCCATGCCGACCGCCTTCAGCTGGGCCGGCTGCTGGGCGACACCGCCATGGGCAACCTCAGCGGGCTGGTTACCGCCAAAGGCAGCGGCACCGACCCGCAGACCGCATCGGCGAAGGCCAATATCGACATCCGTTCGTTTACCTATAACCGTTATACCTACCAGGATATTAAAATAGACGGCAGCCTGCAAAAAGGCGCTTACGCCGTGAAGGGCAACATCGCCGACCCCAATGCGAAGGCGCGGTTCGAAGCATCCGGTCGGCTCGATACCCTTCGCCCCGACATCGTGGCCAAAGTGGACCTCGACAAGCTGGACCTGTTCGCCACGAACTTCACCACCAGCCCCATGACCGTCAAATCGTGCCTGGATGCCGAGGTGACCAACCTCTCCCCCCGCCGCCTCACCGGGTTTGCCGCCATCCATAAAATCCAGCTGACCGACGATAAGGAGATGTACGCGATGGACAGCATCCTGCTGAAAGCCACCGCGGCCGACAGCCTCCAGGAGATCATGCTCACCGGGCCGTTCGGTTTCGTGCGCGCGTTCGGGGATTTTAACTACCAGACCTTCGCCACCGCCGCCAGCGACCTGGTGACCCGGCACCTGGCCGCCAAGGCACCCCCTGCCGCCACGCGGCACGAGAGCCATTGGATGCAGTTCAGCGGCAGCATTTCCATTCCCAAATCGCTCCGCAAACTGCTGCCCGACATCGACCTGCCCAAACCCATTACGCTTAACGGCCGGATGGACACCGACAGCAACTTTGTAGTGGCGCACATCGCCGTGCCCACCATGCGATACGACTCTTTCAAGGTAGATACCCTGCTGGCCGATATTTCCGCGGATACCAGCCGCATGGAGGCCAAGGTGCTGCTGGGCGCCCTGCATCACCCGCAGATACCGCTGCGCCGCACCAGTTTCGACGTGTCGGCCCAGGGCGGCCTGCTCGACTGGGACCTGGTGATGGGCCGCGACCTCAACCGCCCGAAATATAAACTAGGCGGCCTGGTACGGTTCGCCGAGCACGACAGCCTGCTGATTTCCCTTAAAAAGGACCTGCTGCTCAACCGGCAGGCCTGGAACGTGAGCGGGGATAATAACGTCGTCATACACAACGGCGGCGTGGCCTTTGCCGACATCGGCCTGCAGCAGGGCAGCCAGGAACTGAAGATCGTTACCGGCGAACGCGCCGCGGGCGCTACCCTGCCCGACCTGACGGTCAGCCTCAAAGACTTCCGCCTCAGCACCGTAACCAGCCTCATTGAAAAAGACACCGCGCTGGCCGAAGGCATCAGCAACGGCAGCATCACGATCAGCAACCTCGACGCCATGCCCACCATCGACGGCAAACTGAAAATAGACAGTCTCACCGCGATGGGCGCCGCCATCGGCACCCTCGACCTCACCGCGCAGACCAACGCCCAAAATGCCGTGACCCTCAACGCCACCGTCAAGGGCAACGACAACGACCTGACGCTCCAGGGCACTTATGCCGACGTCATGGACCTCCGGCTCGACATCGCCAAACTCAATATGAAAAGCGTGGAGCCGTTCACCTTCGGCAACGTGACCACGATGAGCGGCGCCACCAGCGGCACCGTTACGTTGAGAGGCACGATGGATAAGCCCATCGTCCGGGGCGACCTGCATTTCGAAAAAGTGAAAGGCCGCGTAACGGCCATCAACAGCATCATACAGCTGCCTTCCGAAGACCTGAAGCTCGACGACCAGGGCATCCGTTTCAACCAGTTCGTGATCGCCGACAGCAGCGGCAACGAGGCCGTGATCAACGGGCAGATACTGACGAAAGACCTGGAGAAATTCCAGCTGCAGCTTGAGCTGGCCGCCGAAAACTTCCAGGCGCTCGGCCCGCAGGCCATGAACGACCCCGACCAGTATTTTTACGGCCCTGCCTATGTAGACGTAACCGCCCGCATCCGCGGCACGCTCGACCTCCCCCGCGTGGAAATGAAACTGAAGCTCCGCGAAAAATCGCAGGTAACCGTGCTGATACCCGAGGAAGACCCCGGCATCGCCGACCGCGCCGGCGTGATTGAGTTCATTGACCCCGCCATGTGGCTCGACACCACGCTGCGCCTGAAAGACACCGCCAAGGTGGTGGCCACCGGCCTGAAGGGCTTTGTGTTTTCCGGCGACATCACCGTAACACCCGAATCGTCCATGAAAATCGTGATCGACCGCGCCAACGGAGATTACCTGGAGGTGAAAGGCAACGCCACCCTCAACTTCAGTATGGACCCCAGCAGCAAAATGAGCCTGACGGGGCGTTATGAGATCGACGACGGTAAATACCAGATGTCGCTCAACCAGCTGATCAAACGTGAGTTCAAGATCGTCAAAGGCAGTACCATCATCTGGAACGGCGACCCGCTGAGCGCCGACGTGAACATCACCGCCCGCTACGACGTGAATGCCGTGGCCGGCGACCTGGTGCAGGACCAGATCTCTTCCTCCGACCCCACCCGCGGCCGTTTCAACCAGAAAGTGCCCGTGGAGGTGTACCTGAAGATCACCAAGGAACTGCTCAAACCCGACATCGCCTTCGAGCTCGACATGCCCGAACGCGAACAGGGCGCGCTGGGCGGTATGATCTATACCCGCATCAAACAGATCAACCAGGTGCCTTCCGAACTGAACAAGCAGGTAATGGGGCTGCTGGTGCTCAACCGGTTCATTTCCGAGAATCCGTTCGACCAGCTCGACAGCAAGAGCGGCAGCGCGGCCGAAGACATCGCCCGCAAAAGTGTGAGCAAGATCGTGTCGCAGCAGCTGAACAATCTCGCCGGCAGCCTCGTGAAAGGCTTTGACGTGAACTTCGACCTCCAGAGCGAGAACGAATACACCGATGCCGGCAGCCGCGAAGAAAGCACCAACCTGAAGGTGGATGTGAGCAAACGCCTGTTCAGCGACCGCCTCACCGTGAGCGTGGGCTCCAACATCGGCATCGCCGGATCACAGACGAAGGGGCAGGACGCCAGCTCCATCATCGGCGACGTATCCGCCGAGTACACCCTCACGCCCGACGGGCGCTACCGCATCAGGGCGTACCAGCGGAACGTGACCGAAACCGTGGTGCAGGGGCAGATCGTGGAAACCGGGCTCACTTTTATGCTCATCATGGATTATGACGAGTTCCGGGAAATATTCGGCAGGAAAAAAGAAGAAAAGAAACAGGAGCGCCTGCGCAAGGAAACCAAATAG
- a CDS encoding MoeA family protein: MISVTAAMQQIAACRTSWGTEQVQPEQATGRVISEALTDQEGNKLLDTGTRINFQHLALLVSAGIRQLKVHRPPRAAILTVEGDTANNFTIAGLLEQNGIIPETNERATGPKKLEAAMKEALETDLLVICGEEGVHKVLQELGVEQVFHKVRAKALKSFWLGYSPTKTRVMVFPANTFSVQVGGKLFLESYIRACWQLPAVRPWLLPFMENRSAVSSFDEFVPAMMVNKNGLKIKGLHFPKTAELAAAAQAHGFIYHSTDAGSLEPGSLVPFYPWVEGVSPAVNGQH, translated from the coding sequence ATGATTAGTGTTACTGCCGCCATGCAGCAAATAGCGGCCTGCCGGACAAGCTGGGGAACAGAACAGGTGCAGCCGGAACAAGCTACAGGCAGGGTGATCTCCGAAGCGCTCACCGACCAGGAAGGAAATAAACTGCTCGATACCGGTACCCGCATCAATTTTCAGCACCTGGCCCTGCTCGTGTCCGCGGGCATCCGCCAGCTGAAGGTGCACCGCCCGCCGCGCGCGGCGATACTGACGGTGGAAGGAGATACGGCGAACAACTTCACTATCGCCGGGCTGCTCGAACAAAACGGCATCATTCCGGAAACAAACGAGCGGGCCACGGGGCCGAAAAAACTGGAGGCGGCGATGAAAGAAGCGCTGGAAACGGACCTGCTCGTCATCTGCGGGGAAGAAGGGGTGCACAAGGTATTGCAGGAGCTTGGGGTGGAACAGGTGTTCCACAAAGTTCGGGCGAAGGCGCTCAAATCTTTCTGGCTGGGTTACAGCCCCACCAAAACGAGGGTCATGGTGTTCCCGGCGAACACCTTCTCGGTGCAGGTAGGCGGCAAGCTCTTCCTGGAGTCGTACATCCGGGCATGCTGGCAGCTGCCGGCCGTGCGGCCCTGGTTGCTGCCTTTCATGGAGAACCGGTCGGCGGTGAGCTCGTTCGATGAATTTGTGCCGGCCATGATGGTGAACAAAAACGGCCTGAAAATCAAAGGGCTTCACTTTCCCAAAACCGCGGAACTGGCGGCGGCCGCACAGGCGCATGGCTTCATTTACCACAGCACCGACGCGGGCAGCCTGGAGCCGGGCTCACTCGTGCCGTTCTATCCCTGGGTGGAAGGGGTGTCGCCGGCGGTCAACGGGCAACACTAA
- a CDS encoding PorP/SprF family type IX secretion system membrane protein, with protein MALMPVLLHAQGFDKTMPPQDPLMISYFQNRYLANPAMAGADSGLSINVGYRKQWKEVPDAPVTFALTGDYRLGRKMGIGLTVFNDQAGPLKQNRVALTYAYHLRLSEDDNESLHIGLTGAIDNRHIEKRKNMPQDPYVEAFNKKGSEFQADFGIAYTNDKLTLQASLPNITRTFRNSDEVEPRSTPSFFVAASYKLGTKCPQINSIEPLVAFRGVKGYKPVGDVGAKVNFYRNTVNMFAMYHTNNAVSAGVGFQFKNSIEVQASYTSQTSGPKTNVDANFGLGIKIRLFR; from the coding sequence ATGGCTTTAATGCCAGTTCTGCTTCACGCACAGGGCTTCGACAAAACCATGCCCCCGCAGGACCCGCTGATGATCTCCTATTTCCAGAACCGCTACCTCGCCAACCCTGCGATGGCCGGCGCCGATTCCGGGCTGAGCATCAACGTCGGTTACCGCAAACAATGGAAAGAAGTACCCGACGCTCCCGTAACGTTCGCGCTCACCGGCGATTACCGGCTGGGCAGAAAGATGGGCATCGGTCTGACCGTGTTCAACGACCAGGCCGGTCCTCTCAAACAAAACCGGGTGGCCCTCACCTATGCCTATCATCTGCGGCTGAGTGAAGACGACAACGAATCCCTGCACATCGGCCTGACCGGCGCGATCGATAACCGCCACATCGAGAAACGCAAAAACATGCCACAGGACCCCTATGTGGAGGCGTTCAACAAAAAGGGCAGCGAGTTCCAGGCCGATTTCGGGATCGCCTATACGAACGACAAACTGACCCTGCAGGCCTCCCTGCCGAACATCACCCGCACGTTCAGGAACAGCGACGAGGTGGAGCCCCGCAGCACACCCAGCTTCTTCGTGGCCGCGTCTTACAAACTCGGCACCAAATGCCCGCAGATCAATTCCATCGAACCGCTGGTGGCATTCCGCGGGGTGAAAGGCTACAAGCCGGTGGGTGATGTGGGCGCGAAGGTGAACTTCTACCGCAACACCGTCAATATGTTCGCGATGTACCATACCAACAATGCCGTGTCGGCCGGGGTGGGCTTCCAGTTCAAGAACTCCATTGAAGTGCAGGCGAGCTATACCTCCCAGACGTCCGGGCCTAAAACCAATGTGGATGCGAATTTTGGATTGGGGATTAAGATCAGGCTGTTCAGGTAA